From Medicago truncatula cultivar Jemalong A17 chromosome 7, MtrunA17r5.0-ANR, whole genome shotgun sequence, a single genomic window includes:
- the LOC11408159 gene encoding photosystem I reaction center subunit XI, chloroplastic, translated as MAAASPMASQLKSSFTRPLVTPRGLCGSSPLHQLPSRRQFNFTVKAIQSEKPNYQVIQPINGDPFIGSLETPVTSSPLVAWYLSNLPGYRTAVNPLLRGIEVGLAHGFFLVGPFVKAGPLRNTEYAGSAGSLAAAGLIVILSICLTIYGVSSFNEGDPSIAPSLTLTGRKKQPDPLQTADGWSKFTGGFFFGGISGVTWAYFLLYVLDLPYFVK; from the exons ATGGCAGCTGCTTCTCCTATGGCAAGCCAACTCAAGTCCAGCTTCACTAGACCTTTGGTCACACCTAGAGGACTTTGTGGCTCTTCCCCACTCCATCAATTACCTTCTAGAAGGCAATTTAACTTCACTGTTAAGGCCATCCAATCTGAAAAG CCAAACTACCAAGTGATTCAACCAATCAATGGTGATCCATTCATTGGAAGCCTTGAAACTCCAGTTACATCAAGCCCACTTGTTGCATGGTACCTCTCCAACCTACCAGGCTACAGAACTGCAGTGAACCCACTACTTAGGGGAATTGAAGTTGGCTTAGCCCACGGATTCTTCCTCGTAGGCCCGTTCGTTAAAGCCGGGCCTCTAAGGAACACCGAATACGCCGGATCAGCAGGCTCTCTTGCAGCTGCTGGGCTAATTGTTATCCTCAGCATTTGCCTTACAATCTATGGAGTTTCATCATTCAATGAAGGTGATCCATCAATTGCTCCATCTTTGACCTTAACGGGCCGTAAGAAGCAGCCCGATCCACTCCAAACAGCTGATGGTTGGTCCAAGTTCACTGGTGGGTTTTTCTTTGGAGGAATTTCTGGTGTTACTTGGGCTTACTTCCTTCTTTATGTTTTGGATCTTCCATACTTTGTTaagtaa